A region of Cyanobium sp. ATX 6F1 DNA encodes the following proteins:
- a CDS encoding DUF1257 domain-containing protein, with translation MSHLSILPTVLRDTDVLAASLADLGLEPRWGGKLPGFAGEAEPVELQVRLSSDLALGWRRQPSGELALVGDLQRLSRSHQVAPLLGRLTRSYAARAALRDAALLLPTGSVHLDR, from the coding sequence ATGTCCCATCTCTCCATCCTGCCCACTGTGCTTCGGGACACCGATGTGCTGGCAGCGAGTCTGGCTGATCTGGGCTTGGAGCCCCGCTGGGGGGGGAAGCTTCCTGGATTTGCCGGTGAAGCCGAGCCGGTGGAGTTGCAGGTGCGGCTCTCCTCCGATCTGGCCCTGGGCTGGCGGCGTCAACCCAGCGGTGAACTGGCCCTGGTGGGTGACCTGCAGCGACTCAGCCGCAGCCATCAGGTGGCGCCGTTGCTGGGCCGCCTTACCCGCAGCTACGCCGCCCGCGCCGCGCTTCGGGATGCCGCCCTGCTGCTCCCGACGGGCAGCGTTCACCTCGATCGCTGA
- a CDS encoding S-(hydroxymethyl)glutathione dehydrogenase/class III alcohol dehydrogenase has product MIRSRAAVAWAPGQPLEITDIEVAPPAPGEVLLRVVATGVCHTDAFTLSGADPEGVFPAILGHEGGAVVEAIGAEVSSVAVGDHVIPLYTPECRRCTFCLSGKTNLCQAIRTTQGQGLMPDGSSRFSKNGQPIFHYMGTSTFSEYTVVPEIAVAKINPQAPLDQVCLLGCGVTTGIGAVRNTAKVEPGSTVAVFGLGGIGLAVVIGAVMAQASRIIAIDTNPEKFAIARQLGATDCLNPRDYDAPIQQVLIDLTDGGVDYSFECIGSVEVMRAALESCHKGWGESTIIGVAGAGQEISTRPFQLVTGRVWRGSAFGGVRGRTELPGYVEMAQRGEIPLELFITHTLGLGAINEAFELMHSGQSIRTVIRYDL; this is encoded by the coding sequence ATGATTCGATCCCGTGCCGCCGTGGCCTGGGCCCCGGGCCAGCCCCTGGAGATCACCGACATCGAGGTCGCCCCACCGGCGCCCGGTGAGGTGTTGCTGCGGGTGGTGGCCACGGGGGTCTGCCACACCGATGCCTTCACCCTCTCCGGCGCCGACCCCGAAGGAGTGTTTCCAGCGATCCTCGGCCACGAGGGCGGCGCCGTGGTGGAGGCGATCGGAGCCGAGGTGAGCTCGGTGGCGGTGGGCGACCACGTGATCCCCCTCTACACGCCGGAATGCCGGCGCTGCACGTTCTGCCTTTCGGGAAAAACCAATCTCTGTCAGGCGATCCGCACCACCCAGGGCCAAGGGCTGATGCCCGATGGCAGCAGCCGCTTCTCGAAGAACGGCCAGCCGATCTTCCATTACATGGGTACGTCCACCTTCTCCGAATACACGGTGGTGCCGGAGATTGCCGTGGCCAAGATCAATCCCCAGGCGCCCCTCGACCAGGTTTGTCTGCTCGGTTGTGGGGTCACCACCGGCATCGGCGCCGTGCGCAACACCGCCAAGGTGGAACCCGGCAGCACCGTGGCCGTGTTCGGCCTGGGGGGCATCGGGCTGGCGGTGGTGATCGGTGCGGTGATGGCCCAGGCCTCACGGATCATCGCCATCGACACCAACCCCGAGAAGTTCGCGATCGCCCGCCAGCTGGGGGCCACCGATTGCCTCAATCCCCGCGATTACGACGCTCCGATCCAGCAGGTGTTGATCGATCTCACCGATGGCGGTGTCGATTACTCGTTTGAGTGCATCGGCAGCGTCGAGGTGATGCGCGCCGCCTTGGAGAGCTGTCACAAGGGATGGGGCGAATCCACGATCATCGGCGTGGCCGGCGCCGGCCAGGAGATCTCCACGCGGCCGTTCCAGCTGGTGACGGGACGTGTCTGGCGCGGCTCGGCCTTCGGTGGGGTGCGTGGGCGCACGGAATTGCCGGGTTACGTGGAGATGGCCCAGCGGGGGGAGATCCCCCTGGAGCTGTTCATCACCCACACCCTGGGGCTGGGGGCGATCAATGAGGCCTTCGAGCTGATGCACTCCGGCCAGAGCATCCGCACGGTGATCCGCTACGACCTCTGA
- the purN gene encoding phosphoribosylglycinamide formyltransferase, whose translation MPVPADPSEPIPGIQWPLPQAWPRLRAPLRLGVMASGAGSNFEALVNATRQGPLDASVELLVVNNPGCGAQNRATRLQVPWQLRDHRLHSSRADLDQALVKAFEGARVDLVVMAGWMRIVTPALIDAYPQRLVNIHPSLLPSFRGLDAVGQALAAGVALSGCSAHLVTAEVDAGPILAQAAVPVLSDDDHGRLAARIQRQEHRILPLAVALAAQRLERTARFDQG comes from the coding sequence ATGCCCGTTCCGGCCGACCCTAGCGAGCCCATCCCGGGGATCCAGTGGCCGTTGCCACAGGCCTGGCCCCGTTTGAGGGCGCCCCTGCGGCTGGGGGTGATGGCCTCGGGGGCGGGAAGCAACTTCGAAGCCCTGGTCAACGCCACTCGCCAGGGGCCCCTCGACGCAAGCGTGGAGCTGCTGGTGGTCAACAACCCCGGTTGCGGCGCCCAGAACCGCGCCACGCGCCTGCAGGTGCCCTGGCAACTGCGCGACCATCGCCTCCACAGCAGCCGCGCCGACCTGGACCAGGCCCTCGTCAAGGCCTTTGAAGGTGCCCGCGTGGATTTGGTGGTGATGGCCGGCTGGATGCGGATCGTCACGCCCGCCCTGATTGACGCCTACCCCCAGCGCCTGGTGAACATCCACCCCTCCCTGCTGCCCAGCTTCCGCGGCCTGGATGCCGTCGGCCAGGCCCTGGCGGCCGGGGTCGCCCTGAGCGGCTGCAGCGCCCACCTGGTCACGGCGGAGGTGGATGCGGGGCCGATCCTGGCCCAGGCGGCCGTGCCCGTGCTCAGCGATGACGACCATGGGCGGCTGGCGGCCAGGATCCAACGGCAGGAGCACCGGATCCTGCCCCTGGCGGTCGCCCTGGCCGCCCAGCGGCTGGAGCGGACGGCCCGATTCGATCAGGGGTAG
- a CDS encoding helicase DnaB, producing the protein MDPAPLVRRRFLVGLSLAIGLAIGLDVAPRVNRWSSSVIVSEPGLSASVGTDNSRSQALINEGQRPDPTAFSPQELQELQRRFGVHGPQTPLAQLFTKGLDELTPLRSITVTRLEELRPTILVESRRRGVNPMLVAAILFDEMQHAKPGEDLPLAAHSGLFSTHGPAQLGLSEMVKQGLLSPQASQAEIQAARDQLLDPRRNVQLLVGQLARQKKLLGISTERPLNASTRPRDAKAIATLAYLHNGKLDYSTRILRYMQDPELHALIYSVRKAPVSTLI; encoded by the coding sequence ATGGACCCTGCTCCGCTGGTGCGGCGACGGTTTTTGGTGGGCCTCAGCCTGGCCATCGGCCTGGCCATCGGCCTGGATGTGGCTCCCCGGGTCAATCGTTGGTCCAGCTCCGTGATCGTGAGCGAACCGGGTCTCAGCGCCAGCGTCGGCACCGACAACAGCCGCAGCCAGGCCCTGATCAACGAGGGCCAGCGGCCCGATCCCACGGCCTTCAGCCCCCAAGAGCTGCAGGAGCTCCAGCGCCGCTTCGGGGTGCATGGCCCCCAAACACCTCTGGCGCAACTGTTCACCAAGGGGCTTGATGAGCTCACCCCCCTGCGCTCGATCACGGTGACCCGACTGGAGGAACTGCGGCCCACGATCCTGGTCGAGAGCCGCCGCCGGGGCGTCAACCCGATGCTGGTGGCGGCGATTCTCTTCGATGAGATGCAGCACGCCAAGCCCGGTGAAGACCTGCCCCTGGCCGCCCATTCCGGCCTGTTCAGCACCCATGGGCCCGCCCAGCTGGGGTTGAGCGAGATGGTGAAGCAGGGGCTCCTGAGCCCTCAGGCCAGCCAGGCAGAGATTCAGGCCGCCCGCGATCAGCTCCTGGATCCCCGGCGCAACGTGCAGTTGCTGGTGGGGCAGCTGGCCCGCCAGAAGAAACTGCTCGGCATCTCCACCGAGCGCCCGCTCAATGCCAGCACCCGCCCCCGGGACGCCAAGGCCATCGCCACGTTGGCCTACCTCCACAACGGCAAACTCGACTACTCCACCCGCATCCTGCGTTACATGCAGGACCCTGAACTGCACGCCCTGATCTATTCCGTCCGCAAGGCGCCGGTCTCAACCCTGATCTGA
- the ribBA gene encoding bifunctional 3,4-dihydroxy-2-butanone-4-phosphate synthase/GTP cyclohydrolase II yields the protein MRFDSIADGLAAIRNGDMVVVVDDENRENEGDLICAAQFATPAQINFMATEARGLICLAMEGERLDALDLPLMVDRNTDSNQTAFTVSVDAGPENGVSTGISAEDRARTIQVAIHSGSRPGDLRRPGHVFPLRARQGGVLKRAGHTEAAVDLARLAGLYPSGVICEIQNPDGSMARLPQLADYARQHGLRLISIADLIRYRLDTERFVRRLAEARLPSSFGSFRAIGFRNELDGSEHIAIVKGQPETASGPVLVRVHSECLTGDAFGSLRCDCRPQLEAALRMIEAAGEGLVIYLRQEGRGIGLINKLRAYSLQDGGLDTVEANERLGFGADLRNYGIGAQILSDLGVQRLRLITNNPRKIAGLGGYGLQVEDRVPLVIEAGEYNAGYLQTKQDKLGHLLDAPRGPSVVLAWRGSEAQRTELWQSLQQWAQQLQLGIQLEEHPRLLALLDQPELAVLLGPLTGSMEAKGVNGAIDAAGDLPLERLGEGLQTLARWPGTQAVSLLLAPDAQRSAHPSVTLEAELRPLVELRQDHPRLRLQPGSLLRWS from the coding sequence ATCCGCTTCGATTCCATCGCCGATGGCCTTGCCGCCATCCGCAACGGCGACATGGTCGTGGTCGTCGACGATGAGAACCGGGAAAACGAGGGCGACCTGATCTGTGCCGCCCAGTTCGCGACACCAGCCCAGATCAATTTCATGGCCACCGAAGCCCGCGGCCTGATCTGCCTGGCGATGGAGGGCGAGCGGCTCGACGCCCTCGATCTGCCGCTGATGGTGGACCGCAACACCGACAGCAACCAGACCGCCTTCACCGTCAGCGTCGATGCCGGCCCTGAAAACGGCGTCAGCACAGGCATCTCAGCGGAGGATCGGGCGCGCACGATCCAGGTGGCGATCCACTCGGGCAGCCGCCCCGGCGACCTGCGCCGGCCCGGACACGTCTTTCCCCTGCGCGCCCGCCAGGGGGGTGTGCTCAAACGCGCCGGCCACACCGAGGCGGCCGTGGATCTGGCCCGCCTGGCGGGGCTCTATCCCTCCGGGGTGATCTGCGAGATCCAGAACCCCGACGGGTCCATGGCCCGCCTGCCCCAGCTGGCGGACTATGCCCGCCAGCACGGCCTGCGGCTGATCAGCATCGCCGACCTGATCCGCTACCGCCTCGACACCGAGCGCTTCGTCAGACGGTTGGCGGAAGCTCGCCTACCCAGCAGCTTCGGCAGCTTCCGGGCGATCGGCTTCCGCAACGAACTCGATGGCAGCGAGCACATCGCCATCGTCAAAGGCCAGCCCGAAACCGCCAGCGGCCCGGTGCTGGTCCGCGTGCACTCCGAGTGCCTCACCGGCGATGCCTTCGGCTCCCTGCGCTGCGACTGCCGTCCCCAGCTGGAGGCGGCCCTGCGCATGATCGAAGCGGCCGGCGAGGGGCTGGTGATCTACCTCCGCCAGGAGGGCCGCGGCATCGGCCTGATCAACAAGCTGCGCGCCTACAGCCTCCAGGACGGCGGCCTCGACACGGTGGAAGCCAACGAGCGCCTGGGCTTCGGCGCTGACCTGCGCAACTACGGCATCGGCGCCCAGATCCTCAGCGACCTGGGGGTGCAGCGGTTGCGCCTGATCACCAACAACCCCCGCAAGATCGCCGGCCTGGGCGGTTACGGCCTGCAGGTGGAAGACCGGGTGCCACTGGTGATCGAAGCGGGCGAATACAACGCCGGCTACCTCCAGACCAAGCAAGACAAGCTGGGCCATCTGCTGGACGCCCCCCGGGGCCCCTCGGTGGTGCTGGCCTGGCGGGGATCCGAAGCGCAGCGCACCGAGCTCTGGCAGAGCTTGCAGCAGTGGGCCCAGCAGCTCCAGCTGGGGATCCAACTGGAGGAACATCCGCGCCTGCTGGCCCTGTTGGACCAGCCCGAGCTCGCGGTGCTGCTGGGACCGCTGACAGGTTCGATGGAAGCCAAGGGAGTGAACGGAGCGATCGACGCCGCTGGAGACCTGCCCCTGGAGCGCCTGGGTGAAGGCCTCCAGACCCTGGCCCGCTGGCCCGGTACCCAGGCGGTCAGCCTGCTGCTGGCACCCGATGCCCAGCGCAGTGCCCACCCCAGCGTC
- a CDS encoding N-acetylmuramoyl-L-alanine amidase, whose product MLRPPERLLWARRRSSRPLVLAIGLGGMACLLGLGWLARAIGERPPERRDSSLLSFLRDGVQGSSTNEGLPRRAPTPPPVQAWSSPLRRQCRGTDAALKQRLQRLSAVLQQRTFHLDTDPTNYGERFNQDAFGQPVDPTPRLIVLHETVYGLSSAINTFVTPHPSDEDQVSYHTLIGLQGEVVQVLDPSRRAFGAGNSAFNGQWVVTNPKLNGSVNNFALHLSLETPLDGENDDSEHSGYTAAQLDATAVVLADWMKRFPIPPQSITTHRAVDLGGERQDPRSFDWSALQMRLAALGRLC is encoded by the coding sequence ATGTTGAGACCCCCGGAGCGACTTCTCTGGGCCCGAAGGCGGAGCTCCCGGCCCCTGGTGCTGGCGATCGGGTTGGGGGGGATGGCCTGCCTACTGGGGTTGGGCTGGCTGGCTCGGGCGATCGGCGAGCGCCCCCCTGAGCGTCGCGATTCCAGCCTGCTGAGCTTCCTGCGCGACGGGGTGCAGGGTTCCTCCACGAATGAGGGGCTTCCCCGCCGGGCCCCCACCCCGCCACCGGTCCAGGCCTGGAGCAGCCCCCTGCGCCGCCAGTGCCGCGGCACCGATGCGGCCCTCAAGCAGCGGTTGCAGCGGTTGAGTGCCGTGCTTCAGCAACGCACCTTCCATCTGGACACCGATCCCACCAACTACGGCGAGCGCTTCAACCAGGACGCCTTCGGCCAACCGGTCGATCCAACCCCTCGGCTGATCGTCCTGCATGAAACCGTTTATGGGTTGTCCTCGGCGATCAACACCTTCGTCACCCCCCATCCCAGCGATGAGGATCAGGTGAGCTACCACACGCTGATCGGGCTCCAGGGCGAGGTAGTCCAGGTGCTCGACCCCTCCCGGCGGGCCTTCGGGGCGGGCAACTCGGCCTTCAACGGCCAGTGGGTGGTCACCAACCCGAAGCTCAATGGCTCGGTCAACAACTTCGCTCTGCACCTCAGCCTGGAAACGCCCTTGGATGGCGAAAACGATGACTCCGAGCACAGCGGCTACACCGCCGCCCAGCTGGATGCGACCGCCGTGGTGCTGGCCGACTGGATGAAGCGCTTTCCCATTCCCCCCCAGTCGATCACCACCCACCGGGCGGTGGATCTCGGAGGGGAACGCCAGGATCCCCGCAGCTTCGATTGGAGCGCCCTTCAGATGCGCCTGGCGGCCCTGGGCCGACTCTGCTGA
- the argC gene encoding N-acetyl-gamma-glutamyl-phosphate reductase: protein MASPSAPDPSAAVRGVAVIGATGYGGLQTVRLLQDHPALAVTFLGGERSSGKRWSELVPFLPLAEDLVIQRPDPEAIAAAADLAVLSLPNGLASTLVPDLLERGVKVVDLSADYRYRSLAQWKEVYASEARQFPRSDEALCQEAAYGLVEWEAERIAKARLVAAPGCFPTASLLALLPFLQQGLIEASGIVIDAKTGTSGGGRAAKENLLLAEASEAVVPYGVLGHRHTSEIEQAASQALGRSIQLQFTPHLMPMVRGLLATVYGRLRDPGLTAEDCTTLLKAAYRHSPCVDVLPVGTYPSTKWVRQTNRALLSVQVDSRNGQLIVMSAIDNLIKGQAGQGVQCLNLLAGLGATTGLPLLPFYP from the coding sequence ATGGCGAGCCCATCCGCACCCGATCCCAGCGCGGCCGTGCGGGGTGTGGCGGTCATCGGGGCCACGGGGTATGGGGGCCTTCAGACCGTGCGGCTGCTCCAGGACCATCCCGCCCTGGCGGTGACGTTCCTGGGGGGCGAGCGCAGTTCGGGCAAGCGCTGGAGCGAGCTGGTGCCGTTCCTTCCCCTTGCCGAGGATCTGGTGATCCAGCGTCCCGATCCGGAGGCGATCGCCGCCGCCGCTGACCTGGCGGTGCTCAGCCTGCCCAATGGCCTGGCCTCCACGCTCGTGCCCGATCTGCTGGAGCGGGGCGTCAAGGTGGTCGACCTCTCCGCCGACTACCGCTACCGCTCCCTGGCCCAGTGGAAGGAGGTGTATGCCAGTGAGGCCCGCCAATTTCCACGCTCCGATGAGGCGCTCTGTCAGGAGGCCGCCTATGGGCTGGTGGAGTGGGAGGCCGAACGCATCGCCAAAGCCCGCCTGGTGGCCGCTCCCGGTTGCTTTCCCACCGCCAGCCTGCTGGCCCTGTTGCCCTTCCTGCAGCAAGGTCTGATCGAGGCCAGTGGCATCGTGATCGACGCCAAGACAGGCACCTCCGGCGGTGGCCGCGCCGCCAAGGAAAATCTGCTCCTGGCGGAGGCCTCCGAGGCCGTGGTTCCCTACGGCGTGCTGGGCCATCGCCACACCAGTGAGATTGAGCAGGCGGCCAGTCAGGCCCTGGGGCGTTCCATCCAGCTCCAGTTCACCCCCCACCTGATGCCGATGGTGCGTGGGCTCCTGGCCACGGTCTACGGCCGCCTGCGGGATCCTGGCCTCACGGCCGAAGACTGCACCACCTTGCTGAAGGCGGCTTACCGCCACAGCCCCTGCGTGGACGTGCTGCCGGTGGGCACCTATCCCTCCACCAAGTGGGTGCGCCAGACCAACCGCGCCCTGCTGTCGGTGCAGGTGGATTCCCGCAACGGTCAGTTGATCGTGATGAGCGCCATCGACAACCTGATCAAGGGCCAGGCGGGCCAGGGCGTGCAGTGCCTGAATCTGCTGGCGGGCCTGGGCGCCACCACCGGCCTGCCGCTGCTGCCCTTCTACCCCTGA
- a CDS encoding M61 family metallopeptidase gives MNLTAPHQPLVRATLSLAAPNRVLRFRLPGWTPGSYLIRDYVRHLERLEVWQGGQVLPLRQLAPAAWEVEPSGHQPIEIRTETLATDLSVRTCHLNGQHGFLALAALALEVEGERWNPHRLRLELPEGWEAFVPLPREADGSWIAADFDALVDAPVEAGPHREHRFEVHGVPHRWVTWETGRPLLELHSELLEQVAAICRRCCLFMGEPAPAADNYLFVLHLLDEGYGGLEHDASTVLQFGRKALGRPDGLRKLLQLVGHEYLHQWNVRRLRPAELTPIDYHQSVVVPSLWFAEGITSYVDQLLPFAAGLSDEAAALEDLGADFSRYLLTPGRRVQSLRQSSEQAWVKLYKRDASSDDNQISYYLKGALLALVLDLHLRRAGSALFVVVRDLWRRLGRVGRGYREADLIAAFARRSSDLEALLPAWLGSTEDPPFAAYLADMGLELVAEPASHPESGIVCQIDPHQVLVVRKLPRHGPGERSGLELGDELLALDGVRLRQAEDLPPLLRKDRGQRLLLARRGQVMELAFTSSAPAIERWTLRIDPQAPADAEERRRRWLALEPEPARLPDPETVRC, from the coding sequence TTGAATCTGACTGCTCCTCACCAGCCTCTGGTGCGGGCCACCCTCTCCCTGGCTGCCCCCAACCGGGTGCTGCGCTTTCGGTTGCCGGGCTGGACGCCGGGGTCGTACCTGATCCGCGACTACGTGCGCCATCTGGAGCGGCTGGAGGTGTGGCAGGGGGGGCAAGTCCTGCCGCTGCGCCAGCTGGCGCCGGCCGCCTGGGAAGTGGAGCCTTCAGGGCATCAGCCCATTGAGATCCGCACCGAGACGCTGGCCACCGACCTCAGTGTGCGCACCTGCCATCTCAATGGCCAGCACGGCTTTCTGGCCCTGGCGGCGCTCGCCCTGGAGGTGGAGGGCGAGCGCTGGAACCCCCACCGCCTGCGCCTGGAGCTGCCGGAAGGCTGGGAGGCCTTCGTGCCCCTGCCCCGGGAGGCGGATGGCAGCTGGATCGCTGCTGATTTCGATGCCCTCGTCGATGCGCCAGTGGAGGCGGGCCCCCACCGGGAGCACCGTTTCGAGGTGCACGGGGTGCCCCACCGCTGGGTCACCTGGGAGACGGGCCGTCCCCTGCTGGAGCTCCATTCCGAGCTGCTGGAGCAGGTGGCGGCGATCTGCCGCCGTTGTTGTCTGTTCATGGGTGAACCAGCCCCGGCAGCCGACAACTATCTGTTCGTCCTGCATCTGCTCGATGAGGGCTATGGCGGCTTGGAGCACGATGCCAGCACGGTGCTCCAGTTCGGTCGCAAGGCGCTGGGCCGGCCTGATGGCCTGCGCAAGTTGCTGCAGTTGGTGGGCCATGAATACCTGCACCAGTGGAACGTCCGCAGGCTGCGGCCCGCCGAACTCACGCCGATCGATTACCACCAGAGCGTCGTGGTGCCCAGCCTCTGGTTCGCCGAAGGGATCACCAGCTACGTCGATCAATTGCTGCCCTTCGCCGCAGGGCTCAGTGATGAGGCAGCGGCCCTGGAGGATCTCGGCGCCGATTTCAGCCGCTACCTGCTCACCCCTGGCCGACGGGTGCAGAGCCTGCGCCAGAGCAGCGAGCAGGCCTGGGTGAAGCTCTACAAACGCGATGCCTCAAGCGACGACAACCAGATCAGCTACTACCTGAAAGGGGCGCTGCTGGCCTTGGTGCTCGATCTGCACCTGCGACGGGCCGGATCGGCCCTGTTCGTGGTGGTGCGGGATCTCTGGCGGCGGCTGGGGCGGGTCGGGCGGGGCTATCGCGAGGCGGACCTGATCGCCGCCTTTGCCCGGCGCTCTTCTGACCTGGAGGCCTTGCTGCCCGCCTGGCTGGGCTCCACGGAGGATCCGCCCTTTGCGGCTTACCTCGCCGATATGGGTCTGGAGCTGGTGGCGGAACCCGCCAGCCACCCCGAGAGCGGCATCGTCTGCCAGATCGATCCCCACCAGGTCCTGGTGGTGCGCAAGCTGCCGCGCCATGGACCGGGGGAACGCTCGGGTCTCGAGCTGGGCGACGAGCTGTTGGCCCTCGATGGGGTGCGGCTGCGCCAGGCGGAGGATCTTCCTCCCTTGCTGCGGAAGGATCGCGGCCAGCGGTTGCTGCTGGCCCGGCGTGGCCAGGTGATGGAGCTGGCGTTCACCAGTTCAGCGCCCGCGATCGAGCGCTGGACGCTCAGGATCGATCCCCAGGCACCGGCTGATGCCGAGGAGCGGCGCCGACGTTGGCTGGCCCTGGAGCCGGAGCCCGCCCGGCTGCCGGACCCTGAGACGGTTCGATGTTGA
- a CDS encoding glucose-6-phosphate isomerase, which translates to MTLPPDTASTSPLTPWHRFCSLLWHHDDLGLWLDPSRMALGESDLGALEPAFGRAFAALAALEAGSIANPDEGRQVGHYWLRAPALAPDAATAAQITGEIDRIEAFGQAVLEGRLQAPGGAAFTDVLWIGIGGSGLGPLLILRALQRQGRGLPFHFFDNVDPEGFSRVLAGLGEKLRTSLVIVVSKSGGTPEPRIGQEQAQARLEALGGQWAAQAVAVTMAGSALDRKAVAEGWLERFDLFDWVGGRTSITSVVGLLPAALIGADLRAFLEGAARMDEATRVPDLRRNPAALLAAAWYAAGEGRGRRDMVVLPYRDRLEVFSRYLQQLVMESLGKRLNRQGEVVHQGLAVYGNKGSTDQHAYVQQLRDGLDNFFVTFIEVLEDPADIAPIGGEHPGDFLDGFFQGTRAALSEGGRQSLTLTLRRFDERSLGALIALFERAVGLYGELIDVNAYHQPGVEAGKQAAAEVLALQAQLEELLADGVPRNLEAIAASLDLHSPEQPFWILRRLSAAGRGYGATGDWSNPTTLTFQRN; encoded by the coding sequence ATGACCTTGCCCCCGGATACCGCCTCCACGTCACCGCTGACGCCTTGGCACCGCTTCTGCTCCCTGCTCTGGCACCACGACGACCTGGGCCTCTGGCTCGATCCCAGCCGCATGGCCTTGGGGGAATCCGATCTTGGTGCCCTGGAGCCCGCCTTCGGCCGCGCCTTCGCAGCCCTGGCCGCCCTGGAGGCGGGTTCCATCGCCAACCCAGATGAAGGCCGCCAGGTGGGTCACTACTGGCTGCGCGCTCCCGCCCTGGCGCCCGACGCGGCCACGGCCGCCCAGATCACTGGCGAGATCGATCGCATCGAAGCCTTTGGCCAGGCCGTGCTTGAGGGCCGTCTCCAGGCCCCAGGCGGGGCCGCGTTCACCGACGTGCTCTGGATCGGCATCGGTGGCTCGGGCCTGGGGCCGCTGCTGATCCTCCGGGCGCTTCAACGCCAGGGGCGGGGGCTGCCGTTCCACTTCTTCGACAATGTCGATCCTGAGGGCTTCAGCCGCGTGCTCGCGGGCCTCGGGGAGAAGCTGCGCACCAGCCTGGTGATCGTGGTCAGCAAATCCGGCGGCACCCCCGAGCCCCGCATCGGCCAGGAACAGGCCCAGGCGCGGCTGGAGGCCCTCGGGGGCCAATGGGCCGCCCAGGCGGTGGCGGTGACCATGGCCGGCAGCGCCCTGGACCGCAAGGCGGTCGCCGAGGGCTGGCTGGAGCGCTTCGATCTGTTCGACTGGGTGGGTGGCCGCACCAGCATCACCAGCGTCGTGGGGCTGCTGCCAGCGGCCCTGATCGGCGCTGATCTGCGCGCCTTCCTGGAGGGTGCGGCCCGCATGGATGAGGCCACCCGGGTGCCCGACCTGCGCCGCAACCCCGCCGCCCTGCTGGCGGCCGCCTGGTACGCGGCCGGGGAGGGCCGGGGCCGCCGCGACATGGTGGTGCTGCCCTACCGCGACCGGCTGGAGGTGTTCAGTCGCTACCTGCAGCAGTTGGTGATGGAATCGCTGGGCAAGCGCCTCAACCGCCAGGGCGAGGTGGTGCACCAGGGGCTGGCGGTCTACGGCAACAAGGGCTCCACCGACCAGCACGCCTATGTGCAGCAGTTGCGTGATGGCCTCGACAACTTCTTTGTCACCTTCATCGAGGTGCTCGAAGATCCCGCCGACATCGCTCCGATCGGCGGCGAGCACCCGGGCGACTTCCTGGATGGCTTTTTCCAGGGGACCCGCGCCGCCCTGAGCGAAGGCGGTCGCCAGAGCCTCACCCTGACCCTGCGCCGCTTCGATGAACGCAGCCTGGGGGCCCTGATCGCCCTGTTCGAGCGGGCGGTCGGGCTCTACGGCGAACTGATCGATGTGAACGCCTACCACCAGCCCGGGGTGGAAGCCGGCAAGCAGGCCGCCGCCGAGGTGCTGGCGCTCCAGGCCCAGCTGGAAGAGCTGCTGGCCGATGGGGTGCCCCGCAACCTGGAGGCGATCGCGGCCAGCCTGGATCTGCACAGTCCGGAGCAGCCGTTCTGGATCCTGCGCCGTCTGAGCGCCGCCGGTCGGGGGTACGGCGCGACGGGTGATTGGTCCAATCCCACCACCTTGACCTTCCAACGGAACTGA